The following coding sequences lie in one Oryctolagus cuniculus chromosome 7, mOryCun1.1, whole genome shotgun sequence genomic window:
- the FABP3 gene encoding fatty acid-binding protein, heart, which yields MVDAFVGTWKLVDSKNFDDYMKSIGVGFATRQVANMTKPTTIIEKNGDIITLKTHSTFKNTEISFQIGVEFDETTADDRKVKSLVTLDGGKLVHLQKWDGQETTLVRELSDGKLILTLTHGSAVSTRTYEKEA from the exons ATGGTGGACGCCTTCGTGGGAACCTGGAAGCTGGTGGACAGCAAGAATTTCGATGACTACATGAAGTCAATCG GTGTGGGTTTTGCTACCAGGCAAGTGGCCAACATGACCAAGCCTACCACAATCATCGAAAAGAATGGAGACATCATCACCCTGAAAACACACAGCACCTTCAAGAACACTGAGATCAGCTTTCAGATTGGGGTGGAGTTCGATGAGACAACAGCAGATGACAGGAAGGTCAAG TCCCTTGTGACACTGGATGGAGGCAAACTTGTCCACCTGCAGAAGTGGGATGGCCAGGAGACAACGCTCGTGCGGGAGCTCAGTGATGGGAAACTCATCCTG aCGCTCACCCACGGCAGTGCAGTTAGCACACGCACTTACGAGAAAGAGGCATGA